CAAGTCGAAAGGTGAAAGGATGTTTTTTTCTCAGCATTCCGGCTCAACAAGCCGCAAAATTGCAACAAAAAGTCTTTGATAACAATTGATTACTTTTTTTTCATTGCGTTTATGATCACTGACATCAAAATATAGATTACAATGATAACAGGTACCGCAAAAATTTTAAGAAAGGCTAACAAGGCCAGCGTAATAATGATAAGAAGGTACCTCGCTTCATTATTCTTCCAGGAAAATGATTTGAATTTGAGAGCCAGCAAGGGTATTTCCGATACCAGCAGAATGGACATTACCGCAGTTAAAATCAATAAGTTGTTGGTGTTGATGATGATCGATTTCAGCGATTCGTCACCGATGTGAGCCATAATGGGGAGTGAAGCCACCAGCATGGCGTTGGCCGGTGTCGGTACACCGATGAACGAGTCACTCTGCCGGGGATCATT
This portion of the Dyadobacter sp. CECT 9275 genome encodes:
- the pssA gene encoding CDP-diacylglycerol--serine O-phosphatidyltransferase; the encoded protein is MIRRNIPNALTCGNLLCGCIGVVEAFHNNLLLSCALIGIALVFDFLDGFLARLLHVSSPIGRDLDSLADLVTFGLLPSIIIFQLLMQSIPDLMGIWKAYPALMMAVFSAIRLAKFNNDPRQSDSFIGVPTPANAMLVASLPIMAHIGDESLKSIIINTNNLLILTAVMSILLVSEIPLLALKFKSFSWKNNEARYLLIIITLALLAFLKIFAVPVIIVIYILMSVIINAMKKK